The Salvelinus alpinus chromosome 35, SLU_Salpinus.1, whole genome shotgun sequence genome window below encodes:
- the LOC139564047 gene encoding phosphatase and actin regulator 4B-like isoform X5 gives MGQSLPLETPAQDQHIHRSVDEVDHLHNTTEGDGDSTPLPCKGKGKFSTLGKIFKPWKWRKKKSSEKFTETSEVLERKMSMRRPRQELIEQGVLKELSENDGDDPHSLKQSYVKNGHTLPVGGGGGGGRGQENQTRPPSDLGMNPSDFKVNPAWLPQIEDRRVRFPPDVELHGDQGGPRGSGQQEEGRRGGGAVRSQGEGEWKSNMAWQGQAMGQVQGMGQEEGRRGGRLHPSDGDKRPGLQKAPSEDGRRSRPAETAWKPTLPRHASAEEGRARRESESHFVPDPDLLRDTLRESLPPKQSVMPPKWLMSSTPEPGSEGSPSSHTPSNHPATTYSSSSSSSAVAMPARTVSSAGANPQSSAVVSFAPSSTPQVTKQPPLPLPKPVNRGVNAAMLASTLQGGENQNDSQLPLYWSCWKREGDYDVYLSLPVYLCRRDGRGLRSGNLTQAGTSLVPTKPSPPMPPKRTTPVTKRNPEDPSASTQSVSTPSPSLLSPEDHHNHSAGFQMPPPSPPLPNHIPPSPPRQHLQAHYLHHQHSYQHPIPQPLLFDPPSPTNEPPQRPAPVPLHIMIQRALSSPGPAQPHPDSSQRSAHSLLFETPPEYQGDRSRPLAVSIQPLKLAEDDYSEEEEEDDDEEEEEYDGELPQPELEPRSRRCMVGEPSINVIPEGPNSSEEEEEEEQQDLQRDDSDSDGPVLYKDEDSDEDDEEDEPPPSALASRVRRKDTLALKLSNRHAPEKHAREDKSSGHTERCTPGHTPGHTHQGSTGLTWQSREQWDAIRTQIGSALTRRLSQRPSAEELEQRNILQPKNQVDRQAEVREIKRRLTRKLSQRPTVAELQARKILRFHEYVEVTTANDYDRRADKPWTKLTPADKAAIRKELNDFKSSEMEVHEDSRIYTRFHRP, from the exons ATGGGACAGAGCCTTCCTCTGGAGACCCCAGCTCAGGACCAACACATCCACCGAAGCG TTGATGAAGTTGACCACCTGCACAACACGACAGAGGGAGATGGGGACAGCACCCCTCTCCCATGCAAGGGCAAGGGCAAGTTCTCTACCCTCGGCAAGATCTTCAAACCATGGAAGTGGAGGAAGAAGAAAAGCAGCGAGAAGTTTACGGAAACTTCAGAAG TTCTGGAGAGAAAGATGTCGATGAGGCGACCGAGGCAGGAGCTTATAGAACAGGGAGTGCTGAAGGAGCTCTCAGAGAATG ATGGGGACGATCCTCACAGCCTCAAACAGTCCTACGTGAAGAATGGCCACACCCTGCccgtgggtggtggtggtggagggggcaGAGGGCAGGAGAACCAGACAAGACCCCCCTCAGACCTTGGGATGAACCCCTCAGACTTTAAGGTGAACCCAGCCTGGCTGCCCCAGATAGAGGACCGCAGGGTCCGATTCCCCCCGGATGTAGAACTCCATGGGGACCAGGGTGGCCCCAGAGGCTCCGGACAGCAGGAGGAGGGCCGGCGAGGAGGTGGAGCAGTACGGTCCCAGGGGGAGGGGGAATGGAAGTCTAACATGGCCTGGCAGGGCCAGGCGATGGGCCAGGTGCAGGGGATGGGACAGGAGGAGGGTAGACGTGGGGGCAGACTCCACCCTTCTGACGGAGACAAGCGGCCGGGCCTGCAGAAGGCGCCATCAGAGGACGGTAGGAGGAGTCGCCCTGCTGAGACGGCATGGAAACCCACCCTCCCCCGGCACGCGTCCGCAGAGGAGGGAAGGGCCCGTAGAG AATCGGAGAGCCATTTTGTTCCTGATCCAGATTTGCTGCGGGACACTCTCCGAGAGTCTCTGCCCCCCAAACAGTCCGTTATGCCCCCCAAGTGGCTGATGAGCTCCACCCCCGAGCCCGGCAGCGAAGGGTCACCCTCATCCCACACCCCATCCAACCACCCTGCAACCACgtactcttcctcctcttcttcctctgcagTTGCAATGCCTGCCCGAACTGTCTCCTCTGCAGGCGCCAACCCCCAATCTTCAGCAGTAGTGTCCTTCGCTCCATCCTCCACCCCCCAGGTGACCAAGCAGCCTCCCCTCCCACTGCCCAAGCCCGTCAACAGGGGCGTTAATGCTGCCATGTTAG CCTCCACTCTACAGGGGGGTGAGAACCAGAATGACTCCCAACTGCCCCTCTACTGGTCCTGCTGGAAACGCGAGGGCGACTATGATGTCTACCTGTCCCTCCCTGTCTACCTGTGCCGGCGGGACGGCAGAGGCCTGCGGTCAG GCAACCTCACCCAGGCCGGTACCAGCCTTGTGCCAACTAAGCCCTCCCCACCGATGCCCCCCAAGAGGACCACCCCTGTCACAAAGCGCAACCCAGAGGACCCGTCTGCGTCCACCCAGTCTGTCTccaccccttccccttccctgCTTTCTCCTGAGGACCATCATAACCACTCAGCGGGCTTCCAGATGCCTCCCCCGTCACCGCCCTTACCCAACCAcatccccccttctcccccccGCCAGCATCTGCAAGCGCACTACCTCCACCACCAGCACTCCTACCAACATCCCATCCCCCAGCCCTTGCTCTTTGACCCCCCCAGCCCCACCAATGAGCCCCCCCAGCGGCCGGCCCCCGTCCCCCTGCACATCATGATCCAGAGGGCCCTGTCCAGCCCCGGCCCAGCCCAGCCACATCCCGACAGCTCCCAGCGCTCAGCTCACTCCCTGCTCTTCGAGACACCGCCCGAGTACCAGGGGGACCGCAGCCGGCCCCTAGCCGTCAGCATCCAGCCTCTGAAACT GGCTGAGGATGACTactcggaggaggaggaggaggatgatgacgaagaagaggaggagtatgaTGGGGAGCTCCCCCAGCCAGAGCtggagccacggagcaggaggtgCATGGTGGGAGAGCCCAGCATCAACGTCATCCCTGAGGGACCCAACagcagtgaggaggaggaggaggaagaacagcAGGACTTGCAAAGGGACGACAGCGACTCGGACGGGCCAGTGCTCTATAAAGATGAAGATTCAGacgaggatgatgaggaggatgagcCTCCACCCa GTGCTTTGGCCAGCAGGGTCAGAAGGAAAGACACTTTAGCTTTGAAACTGAGTAACCGACACGCCCCAGAGAAACATGCTCGAGAGGACAAGTCCAGCGGTCACACCGAACGATGCACTCCGGGACAcacaccaggacacacacaccaaggGTCAACAGGGCTGACGTGGCAGAGCAGGGAGCAATGGGATGCCATACGCACACAAATAGGCTCTGCACTCACAAG GCGTCTCAGCCAGAGACCCAGTGCAGAGGAGCTGGAGCAGAGAAACATCCTTCAAC cCAAGAAccaggtagacaggcaggcagaggtccgAGAGATCAAACGTAGGCTCACCAGGAAG
- the LOC139564047 gene encoding phosphatase and actin regulator 4B-like isoform X6 translates to MACCLKSHHHGSWTLSSHPVDEVDHLHNTTEGDGDSTPLPCKGKGKFSTLGKIFKPWKWRKKKSSEKFTETSEVLERKMSMRRPRQELIEQGVLKELSENDGDDPHSLKQSYVKNGHTLPVGGGGGGGRGQENQTRPPSDLGMNPSDFKVNPAWLPQIEDRRVRFPPDVELHGDQGGPRGSGQQEEGRRGGGAVRSQGEGEWKSNMAWQGQAMGQVQGMGQEEGRRGGRLHPSDGDKRPGLQKAPSEDGRRSRPAETAWKPTLPRHASAEEGRARRESESHFVPDPDLLRDTLRESLPPKQSVMPPKWLMSSTPEPGSEGSPSSHTPSNHPATTYSSSSSSSAVAMPARTVSSAGANPQSSAVVSFAPSSTPQVTKQPPLPLPKPVNRGVNAAMLASTLQGGENQNDSQLPLYWSCWKREGDYDVYLSLPVYLCRRDGRGLRSGNLTQAGTSLVPTKPSPPMPPKRTTPVTKRNPEDPSASTQSVSTPSPSLLSPEDHHNHSAGFQMPPPSPPLPNHIPPSPPRQHLQAHYLHHQHSYQHPIPQPLLFDPPSPTNEPPQRPAPVPLHIMIQRALSSPGPAQPHPDSSQRSAHSLLFETPPEYQGDRSRPLAVSIQPLKLAEDDYSEEEEEDDDEEEEEYDGELPQPELEPRSRRCMVGEPSINVIPEGPNSSEEEEEEEQQDLQRDDSDSDGPVLYKDEDSDEDDEEDEPPPSALASRVRRKDTLALKLSNRHAPEKHAREDKSSGHTERCTPGHTPGHTHQGSTGLTWQSREQWDAIRTQIGSALTRRLSQRPSAEELEQRNILQPKNQVDRQAEVREIKRRLTRKLSQRPTVAELQARKILRFHEYVEVTTANDYDRRADKPWTKLTPADKAAIRKELNDFKSSEMEVHEDSRIYTRFHRP, encoded by the exons ATGGCATGTTGCCTCAAGTCCCACCACCATGGAAGCTGGACCCTGAGCTCTCACCCAG TTGATGAAGTTGACCACCTGCACAACACGACAGAGGGAGATGGGGACAGCACCCCTCTCCCATGCAAGGGCAAGGGCAAGTTCTCTACCCTCGGCAAGATCTTCAAACCATGGAAGTGGAGGAAGAAGAAAAGCAGCGAGAAGTTTACGGAAACTTCAGAAG TTCTGGAGAGAAAGATGTCGATGAGGCGACCGAGGCAGGAGCTTATAGAACAGGGAGTGCTGAAGGAGCTCTCAGAGAATG ATGGGGACGATCCTCACAGCCTCAAACAGTCCTACGTGAAGAATGGCCACACCCTGCccgtgggtggtggtggtggagggggcaGAGGGCAGGAGAACCAGACAAGACCCCCCTCAGACCTTGGGATGAACCCCTCAGACTTTAAGGTGAACCCAGCCTGGCTGCCCCAGATAGAGGACCGCAGGGTCCGATTCCCCCCGGATGTAGAACTCCATGGGGACCAGGGTGGCCCCAGAGGCTCCGGACAGCAGGAGGAGGGCCGGCGAGGAGGTGGAGCAGTACGGTCCCAGGGGGAGGGGGAATGGAAGTCTAACATGGCCTGGCAGGGCCAGGCGATGGGCCAGGTGCAGGGGATGGGACAGGAGGAGGGTAGACGTGGGGGCAGACTCCACCCTTCTGACGGAGACAAGCGGCCGGGCCTGCAGAAGGCGCCATCAGAGGACGGTAGGAGGAGTCGCCCTGCTGAGACGGCATGGAAACCCACCCTCCCCCGGCACGCGTCCGCAGAGGAGGGAAGGGCCCGTAGAG AATCGGAGAGCCATTTTGTTCCTGATCCAGATTTGCTGCGGGACACTCTCCGAGAGTCTCTGCCCCCCAAACAGTCCGTTATGCCCCCCAAGTGGCTGATGAGCTCCACCCCCGAGCCCGGCAGCGAAGGGTCACCCTCATCCCACACCCCATCCAACCACCCTGCAACCACgtactcttcctcctcttcttcctctgcagTTGCAATGCCTGCCCGAACTGTCTCCTCTGCAGGCGCCAACCCCCAATCTTCAGCAGTAGTGTCCTTCGCTCCATCCTCCACCCCCCAGGTGACCAAGCAGCCTCCCCTCCCACTGCCCAAGCCCGTCAACAGGGGCGTTAATGCTGCCATGTTAG CCTCCACTCTACAGGGGGGTGAGAACCAGAATGACTCCCAACTGCCCCTCTACTGGTCCTGCTGGAAACGCGAGGGCGACTATGATGTCTACCTGTCCCTCCCTGTCTACCTGTGCCGGCGGGACGGCAGAGGCCTGCGGTCAG GCAACCTCACCCAGGCCGGTACCAGCCTTGTGCCAACTAAGCCCTCCCCACCGATGCCCCCCAAGAGGACCACCCCTGTCACAAAGCGCAACCCAGAGGACCCGTCTGCGTCCACCCAGTCTGTCTccaccccttccccttccctgCTTTCTCCTGAGGACCATCATAACCACTCAGCGGGCTTCCAGATGCCTCCCCCGTCACCGCCCTTACCCAACCAcatccccccttctcccccccGCCAGCATCTGCAAGCGCACTACCTCCACCACCAGCACTCCTACCAACATCCCATCCCCCAGCCCTTGCTCTTTGACCCCCCCAGCCCCACCAATGAGCCCCCCCAGCGGCCGGCCCCCGTCCCCCTGCACATCATGATCCAGAGGGCCCTGTCCAGCCCCGGCCCAGCCCAGCCACATCCCGACAGCTCCCAGCGCTCAGCTCACTCCCTGCTCTTCGAGACACCGCCCGAGTACCAGGGGGACCGCAGCCGGCCCCTAGCCGTCAGCATCCAGCCTCTGAAACT GGCTGAGGATGACTactcggaggaggaggaggaggatgatgacgaagaagaggaggagtatgaTGGGGAGCTCCCCCAGCCAGAGCtggagccacggagcaggaggtgCATGGTGGGAGAGCCCAGCATCAACGTCATCCCTGAGGGACCCAACagcagtgaggaggaggaggaggaagaacagcAGGACTTGCAAAGGGACGACAGCGACTCGGACGGGCCAGTGCTCTATAAAGATGAAGATTCAGacgaggatgatgaggaggatgagcCTCCACCCa GTGCTTTGGCCAGCAGGGTCAGAAGGAAAGACACTTTAGCTTTGAAACTGAGTAACCGACACGCCCCAGAGAAACATGCTCGAGAGGACAAGTCCAGCGGTCACACCGAACGATGCACTCCGGGACAcacaccaggacacacacaccaaggGTCAACAGGGCTGACGTGGCAGAGCAGGGAGCAATGGGATGCCATACGCACACAAATAGGCTCTGCACTCACAAG GCGTCTCAGCCAGAGACCCAGTGCAGAGGAGCTGGAGCAGAGAAACATCCTTCAAC cCAAGAAccaggtagacaggcaggcagaggtccgAGAGATCAAACGTAGGCTCACCAGGAAG